Part of the Sinorhizobium terangae genome is shown below.
TGCTCTACCGACTGAGCTACGCGCTCCCGCGCCGCGGCCGCAAAGCCCGGTGGAAGTGGGCGGACATATGCACGCGAGCTTGGCTGCGGTCAACCTAAAAAATGCATATATCACGCTTATGGATCCGGAGCGAGGCGACCGGAAAGCGAGAATGCAGTGGATTTGTATAAATGGCGTGGCTGCACTCCGCGGACGTCGACTCCATCGATCGCGCTTCGATCAAAGGGCCGGGGCGCGTGCGGCAAAATGATCGCCAAAAGGTGATTGGTTTCACTGTATACGTATATTTATAGAGAGGCGATATGCCGAGTGCCGGAGTTCTAGCCGTTGTCGATTGCCGATATTTCCATCTGGACCGCCATCCTCGCGGGCGCCCTGTCCTTCCTTTCGCCCTGCGTCCTGCCGCTTGTTCCGCCTTACCTCTGCTACATGGCCGGCGTCTCCGTCGACCAGTTTCGCGGTGGTGACACCGTCGCAGTTGCCAGTACCCGGCGCGCCGTGCTGCCGGCGGCTCTGTTCTTTACGCTCGGCTTTGCGACGGTCTTTGTGGCGCTCGGGGCAGGGGCATCGTCGATCGGCCTCTTGCTGCGACAATATATGGATCTGCTGTCGCGCATCGGCGGCATCATCATCATCGTCATGGGGCTGCACTTCCTCGGCGTCTTCCGCATCGGCCTGCTTGCTCGCGAGGCGCGCTTTCAGGGCGGCGGCAAGCCCGCGACGCTCTCCGGGGCCTATATCATGGGCCTTGCCTTCGCCTTCGGCTGGACACCCTGCATCGGCCCTGTTCTCGGCACGATTCTCGGGGTCGCTGCGGCGCGCGACACCGTAAGCGACGGCGCGTTGCTGTTGGCGATCTATTCGCTTGGTCTTGCCGTTCCGTTCTGGATCGCTGCCGGGTTTTCCGGGGCGTTCATGCATTTTCTCTCGCGCTTCCGGCGACATCTCGGTCTCGTCGAGAAACTGATGGGCGCGCTGCTCGTTTTGGCGGGCCTCGCCTTCCTCTTCGGCTTCATCAGTTCGGTCGCCATCTGGTTTCAGCAGACCTTTCCCATCCTGATGCAAATCGGCTAAGCACCGCCGCAAGCAAGGGGAGGGGACATGACGGAAATTGCGGGCCTGGTGCTGCCCTTCTTCGGGCTGATCTTTCTCGGCTATCTCACTGCTCGCCTTGTCGATCATCCCGGCGAGGCGATGGGTTGGCTGAACACGTTCATCGTCTATCTCGCCTTGCCCGCGCTGTTCTTCAAGCTGGTCTCGCGCACACCCGTCGAAGAGCTGACGCGCGCAGAGTTTATCTTGACCAGTGTGGGGGCGACCTATGTGGTCTTTGCCCTGATCTTCTCGGTCGGCCTGTTTCTACGGCGCAACACCGTCGCGGAGGCGACGATCCAGGGATTTGCTGCCGCCTATGGCAATATCGGCTATATGGGACCGGGCCTGGCGCTGCTTGCGCTCGGTGAAGCCGCGGCCGTTCCGGTTGCCCTGATCTTCTGCTTCGAGAACGCGGCGCACTTTACTGTTGCACCGGCAATGATGGCGACGACGGGCGGCCGGAAAGAGCGGCCCGCCGTCCTCGTGCTCGGCATTGTGCGAAGGATCGCGCTGCATCCCTTCATTCTGTCGACATTGGCCGGTGTCGTCGCGGCGTTCCTTGCCGTACAGCCACCAGTGCCGGTTCAGCGGCTGATCGACTATCTGGCGCAGGCGGCTGCTCCGTGCGCGCTGTTTGCCATGGGCGTTACCCTGGCGCTCAG
Proteins encoded:
- a CDS encoding cytochrome c biogenesis CcdA family protein, producing the protein MSIADISIWTAILAGALSFLSPCVLPLVPPYLCYMAGVSVDQFRGGDTVAVASTRRAVLPAALFFTLGFATVFVALGAGASSIGLLLRQYMDLLSRIGGIIIIVMGLHFLGVFRIGLLAREARFQGGGKPATLSGAYIMGLAFAFGWTPCIGPVLGTILGVAAARDTVSDGALLLAIYSLGLAVPFWIAAGFSGAFMHFLSRFRRHLGLVEKLMGALLVLAGLAFLFGFISSVAIWFQQTFPILMQIG
- a CDS encoding AEC family transporter, whose translation is MTEIAGLVLPFFGLIFLGYLTARLVDHPGEAMGWLNTFIVYLALPALFFKLVSRTPVEELTRAEFILTSVGATYVVFALIFSVGLFLRRNTVAEATIQGFAAAYGNIGYMGPGLALLALGEAAAVPVALIFCFENAAHFTVAPAMMATTGGRKERPAVLVLGIVRRIALHPFILSTLAGVVAAFLAVQPPVPVQRLIDYLAQAAAPCALFAMGVTLALRPIKRIPVEIGYIVPMKLILHPIMMYVALSLGGGYDPVWVQTAVLLASLPTATNVFVIAHQYHVWQERASATILITTLLSVATVTGLLFLIRSGALPADLFP